In the Kiloniellales bacterium genome, one interval contains:
- a CDS encoding YtoQ family protein, translating to MAERHWKVYLSGEIHTDWREQIAAGIAQAGLPIRLDAPVTVHEDSDDCGTVILGAEDKAFWHDRKGAAMNAIRTRTLIGEADVVVVRFGDKYRQWNAAFDAGTASALGKAVITLHDPALNHALKEVDAAALAVCETPEQVVQTLAYVIQGRLPSRSGSLAAE from the coding sequence ATGGCAGAGCGGCATTGGAAGGTTTACCTGTCGGGCGAGATCCACACCGACTGGCGCGAGCAGATCGCGGCCGGTATAGCCCAGGCCGGCCTTCCGATCCGGCTCGACGCGCCGGTCACGGTTCACGAAGACAGCGACGACTGCGGAACCGTCATCCTGGGCGCAGAGGACAAGGCCTTCTGGCACGACAGGAAGGGCGCGGCGATGAACGCGATCCGCACGCGAACGCTGATCGGCGAGGCCGACGTCGTAGTGGTGCGCTTCGGAGACAAGTATCGGCAATGGAACGCCGCCTTCGATGCCGGCACCGCGTCGGCGCTCGGCAAGGCGGTGATCACACTGCACGACCCGGCTCTCAATCACGCCCTCAAGGAGGTCGACGCCGCCGCGCTCGCGGTCTGCGAGACGCCCGAGCAGGTCGTGCAGACCCTGGCCTACGTGATCCAGGGCCGCCTGCCCAGCCGTTCCGGCAGCCTGGCGGCGGAGTAA
- a CDS encoding hydantoinase/oxoprolinase family protein — MTDGAPGRLAVDIGGTFTDLALELGDRLVTTKVLTTPAEPERGVLGGVAAILDEAGVSPGAVGLIIHGTTLATNAIIERKGAKTALIVTEGFRDSVEMAYENRFEQYDIDIDRPAPLVPRRRRWPVPERIDARGAVLKPLDLDAARALAERIRREEVESLAIGLIHAYANPSHEVAVAEAVRAALPDLPITLSSEVCPEIREYERLSTACANAYVQPIMARYLTRLEGRLREEGFTCPFLLMTSGGGLTGFETAVKFPIRLVESGPAGGAILACRIAEDCGLDRVLSYDMGGTTAKVCLIDEARPLTSRSFEVARAYRFLKGSGLPLRIPAIEMVEIGAGGGSIAAVDAMKRVTVGPESAGADPGPACYGQGGNQPTVTDADLLLGRIDRERFAGGRVQLAPEKARAAVTGAVSAALGLTEALGAFAISEVVDENMANAARVHAIEWGKEVAGRTVIAFGGAAPLHAARLAEKLWLDQVLVPAGAGVGSAIGFLRAPIAYEVVRSRYLRLSDFDPEPVNRTLEEMSAEALEIVRGAAPEAELDEVREAFMRYVGQGHEISVVLPNRRLAAVDGALLQEAFDTAYSRLYGRIIPGLDVEVLSWTLTVTTRLPKSEPPAESSDRALAPEAFARRPLFDAGTAEFQDVPVFRRADFGVGAEVAGPALIVEDQTTTVVTAGFSARMNALGHLVLSRHPEGAQP, encoded by the coding sequence ATGACGGATGGGGCGCCGGGCCGCTTGGCGGTCGATATCGGCGGGACCTTCACGGACCTGGCGCTGGAGCTCGGCGACCGCCTGGTCACGACCAAGGTGCTGACCACGCCGGCCGAGCCCGAGCGCGGCGTGCTCGGCGGCGTCGCCGCGATCCTCGACGAGGCCGGGGTTTCGCCCGGCGCGGTCGGACTGATCATCCACGGCACCACCCTGGCGACCAACGCGATCATCGAGCGCAAGGGCGCCAAGACCGCGCTGATCGTCACCGAGGGCTTCCGCGATTCCGTGGAGATGGCCTACGAAAATCGCTTCGAGCAGTACGACATCGACATCGACCGCCCCGCGCCCCTGGTGCCGCGCCGGCGCCGCTGGCCGGTGCCGGAGCGGATCGATGCGCGTGGCGCGGTCCTGAAGCCGCTCGACCTGGACGCGGCGCGCGCCCTGGCCGAGCGGATCCGGCGGGAAGAGGTCGAGAGCCTGGCGATCGGCCTGATCCACGCCTACGCCAACCCGTCACACGAGGTGGCCGTGGCCGAAGCGGTCCGCGCCGCGCTGCCCGACCTGCCGATCACCCTCTCCTCGGAAGTCTGCCCCGAGATCCGCGAGTACGAGCGGCTCTCGACCGCCTGCGCCAACGCCTACGTCCAGCCGATCATGGCGCGCTACCTGACCCGTCTCGAGGGCCGCCTGCGCGAAGAGGGTTTCACCTGTCCCTTCCTGCTGATGACCTCGGGCGGCGGGCTGACCGGCTTCGAGACGGCGGTGAAGTTCCCGATCCGTCTGGTCGAGTCCGGGCCCGCCGGCGGGGCGATCCTGGCCTGCCGCATCGCCGAGGACTGCGGGCTCGACCGGGTGCTGTCCTACGACATGGGTGGGACCACGGCCAAGGTCTGCCTGATCGACGAGGCCCGTCCGCTGACCTCGCGCAGCTTCGAGGTCGCCCGCGCCTACCGCTTCCTCAAGGGCAGCGGCCTGCCGCTGCGGATCCCGGCGATCGAGATGGTCGAGATCGGCGCCGGCGGCGGCTCGATCGCCGCGGTCGACGCCATGAAGCGGGTCACCGTCGGGCCCGAGAGCGCGGGCGCCGACCCGGGCCCGGCCTGCTACGGCCAGGGCGGGAACCAGCCGACCGTGACCGACGCCGACCTTTTGCTCGGCCGCATCGACCGGGAACGCTTCGCCGGCGGCAGGGTCCAGCTGGCGCCGGAGAAAGCGCGGGCCGCCGTCACCGGCGCGGTCTCCGCGGCGCTCGGCCTGACCGAGGCCCTGGGCGCCTTCGCGATCAGCGAGGTGGTCGACGAGAACATGGCCAACGCGGCGCGGGTCCACGCCATCGAGTGGGGCAAGGAGGTCGCCGGCCGCACCGTGATCGCCTTCGGCGGCGCGGCGCCGCTGCACGCCGCGCGCCTCGCCGAGAAGCTGTGGCTCGACCAGGTTCTCGTGCCCGCGGGCGCGGGAGTCGGCTCGGCGATCGGCTTCCTGCGCGCGCCGATCGCCTACGAGGTCGTGCGCAGCCGCTACCTGCGCCTCTCCGATTTCGACCCGGAACCGGTCAACCGGACCCTGGAGGAGATGTCGGCGGAGGCTCTGGAGATCGTCCGAGGCGCCGCCCCCGAGGCCGAGCTGGACGAGGTCCGCGAGGCCTTCATGCGCTACGTGGGCCAGGGGCACGAGATCAGCGTGGTGCTGCCGAACCGAAGGCTCGCGGCCGTCGACGGCGCGCTACTCCAGGAGGCCTTCGACACGGCCTACAGCCGGCTCTACGGCCGCATCATCCCCGGCCTCGACGTCGAGGTGTTGAGCTGGACGCTCACCGTCACGACCAGGCTGCCGAAATCCGAGCCGCCGGCTGAATCTTCGGACCGGGCGCTCGCGCCGGAGGCCTTCGCGCGCCGGCCTCTGTTCGACGCCGGGACCGCCGAGTTCCAGGACGTGCCGGTCTTCCGGCGCGCCGATTTTGGCGTCGGTGCCGAGGTCGCGGGGCCGGCCCTGATCGTCGAGGACCAGACTACGACGGTCGTGACCGCCGGCTTCTCGGCGAGGATGAACGCCTTGGGCCATCTGGTCTTGAGCCGGCACCCTGAAGGAGCGCAGCCATGA
- a CDS encoding FAD-binding oxidoreductase yields MTETADILIAGGGVMGSAIAHFLLADPTFDGTVVVVEPDPSYGACSTTRSWGGVRQQFSTAENVEMSLFGASFVKRAAETLEVDGEKPELGFKERGYLMLADTEGLAKLRANCQLQCRLGARTALLEPAEIARRFPWLNTEGLAGAGLGLENEGWIDPAALLHAFKRKAISGGARYVTERVAEIELDGGGVSGARLERGGRIACESFVNAAGPRAGYLAASAGVELPVRPRKRSTFVFDCRTAIPDMPLTIGPTGVVCRPEGAHYITIVSPPDGYPDPDSDDLEPDYSHFEEIIWPTLAARIPAFEAIKLTGAWGGHYDYNTFDQNAILGPHPEIRNLYFCNGFSGHGLQQAPAAGRALAEVIVHGRYVTLDLTAFGYERILHGHPLKEKNVI; encoded by the coding sequence ATGACGGAAACTGCCGACATCCTAATCGCGGGCGGCGGGGTGATGGGCAGCGCGATCGCCCATTTCCTCTTGGCCGACCCGACGTTCGACGGGACCGTCGTGGTGGTCGAGCCCGATCCCAGCTACGGCGCCTGCTCGACGACCCGGTCCTGGGGCGGCGTGCGCCAGCAGTTCTCCACGGCGGAGAACGTGGAGATGAGCCTGTTCGGCGCCAGCTTCGTCAAGCGCGCCGCCGAGACCCTCGAGGTCGACGGCGAGAAGCCAGAACTCGGCTTCAAGGAGCGGGGCTACCTCATGCTGGCCGACACCGAAGGTCTCGCGAAGCTTAGGGCCAACTGCCAGCTTCAGTGCCGACTCGGCGCGAGGACCGCCCTGCTCGAACCGGCGGAGATCGCGCGGCGCTTTCCCTGGCTGAACACCGAGGGGCTGGCCGGCGCCGGCCTCGGGCTGGAGAACGAAGGCTGGATCGACCCCGCCGCCCTGCTCCACGCCTTCAAGCGCAAGGCGATCAGCGGGGGCGCGCGCTACGTGACCGAGCGGGTCGCGGAGATCGAGCTGGACGGCGGCGGCGTGAGCGGCGCGCGGCTGGAGCGGGGGGGCCGGATCGCCTGCGAAAGCTTCGTCAACGCCGCCGGCCCGCGCGCGGGTTACCTCGCCGCCTCGGCGGGCGTCGAACTGCCGGTGCGGCCGCGCAAGCGCAGCACCTTCGTCTTCGACTGCCGGACCGCGATCCCCGACATGCCGCTGACCATCGGCCCGACCGGCGTGGTCTGCCGGCCGGAAGGCGCTCACTACATCACCATCGTCTCGCCGCCCGACGGCTACCCGGACCCCGACAGCGACGACCTGGAGCCGGACTACAGTCACTTCGAGGAGATCATCTGGCCGACCCTGGCGGCACGCATTCCGGCCTTCGAGGCGATCAAGCTGACCGGCGCCTGGGGTGGCCACTACGACTACAACACCTTCGACCAGAACGCGATCCTGGGCCCTCATCCCGAGATCCGGAACCTCTACTTCTGCAACGGCTTCAGCGGCCACGGGCTGCAGCAGGCACCCGCGGCCGGGCGGGCCTTGGCCGAGGTGATCGTCCATGGCCGCTACGTCACGCTCGATCTCACGGCCTTCGGCTACGAGCGCATCCTTCACGGCCACCCCTTGAAGGAAAAGAACGTTATCTAG
- a CDS encoding 2-hydroxychromene-2-carboxylate isomerase, which produces MTETIDCYLSLNSPYAYLGSRRVEEIAAIHRVPLRIRPVDFGVIFPETGGLPLAKRAPARRAYRLVELARWADHRNMPLNLHPAYFPAPELAAACAVIAAEETGGDPVGLAHAILKAVWAEERNIADIGVLNAIAGETGHHGLNIMAKAFDPETRFRYRAFTEEALELGVFGAPTYVYGGELFWGQDRLEFLDRALARGITQNYRAADYG; this is translated from the coding sequence ATGACCGAAACGATCGACTGCTATCTGTCCCTGAACTCGCCCTACGCCTATCTGGGCAGCCGGCGGGTGGAAGAAATCGCCGCTATCCACCGTGTCCCGCTGCGCATCAGGCCGGTCGACTTCGGTGTGATCTTCCCCGAGACCGGCGGCCTGCCTCTGGCCAAGCGGGCGCCGGCGCGCCGGGCCTATCGCCTGGTCGAACTGGCCCGCTGGGCCGACCACCGCAATATGCCGCTCAACCTCCATCCAGCGTACTTCCCGGCGCCGGAGCTGGCGGCCGCCTGCGCCGTGATCGCCGCGGAGGAAACCGGCGGCGACCCGGTGGGCCTGGCCCACGCCATCCTCAAGGCGGTCTGGGCCGAGGAGCGCAACATTGCCGACATCGGCGTCCTCAACGCCATCGCCGGCGAGACCGGCCACCACGGCCTCAACATCATGGCCAAGGCCTTCGACCCCGAGACCCGGTTCCGCTACCGCGCCTTCACCGAGGAGGCGCTCGAGCTCGGCGTGTTCGGCGCGCCGACCTACGTCTACGGCGGCGAGCTCTTCTGGGGCCAGGACCGGCTCGAGTTCCTGGACCGGGCGCTCGCGCGGGGCATCACCCAGAACTATCGCGCGGCCGACTACGGCTGA
- a CDS encoding thiamine pyrophosphate-binding protein has protein sequence MMEQNGHDWPGEIFRQLLAAEIRQVATLPDGGHKELIALCTAEPLMTLVPLTTEEEGVALLAGAWLGGQRGVLLMQSSGVGNCINMLSLAKTCRFPLLMLVTMRGQSGEFNPWQLPMGQTASPALELAGCLVIRLEDAADTGDTIAAAARMTFRSEAATAVLISQRLIGAKAFTE, from the coding sequence ATGATGGAGCAGAATGGGCACGACTGGCCCGGTGAGATCTTCCGGCAGCTCCTCGCCGCTGAGATCCGCCAGGTCGCGACCCTGCCCGACGGCGGCCACAAGGAGCTGATTGCGCTCTGCACCGCCGAGCCCTTGATGACGCTGGTGCCGCTCACCACGGAGGAGGAAGGCGTCGCGCTTCTGGCCGGGGCCTGGCTCGGCGGTCAGCGCGGCGTGCTGCTCATGCAGAGCAGCGGTGTCGGCAACTGCATCAACATGCTGTCGCTCGCCAAGACCTGCCGCTTTCCGCTCTTGATGCTGGTCACCATGCGCGGCCAGTCGGGCGAGTTCAATCCCTGGCAGCTGCCCATGGGGCAGACCGCGAGCCCGGCGCTGGAATTGGCCGGCTGCCTGGTGATCCGCCTCGAGGACGCCGCCGACACGGGGGATACGATCGCCGCCGCCGCGCGCATGACCTTCCGGTCCGAGGCCGCGACCGCCGTGCTGATCTCCCAGCGCCTGATCGGCGCCAAGGCCTTCACGGAGTAG
- a CDS encoding hydantoinase B/oxoprolinase family protein: MSKKSALEALHLQIMWNRLISVVEEQAQTLIRTAFSTSVREAGDLSAGVFDVHGRMLAQAVTGTPGHVNAMAASVEFFLRKYPPETMEEGDHYVTNDPWLGTGHLHDFTVVSPAFKDGKLVALFASTSHVVDVGGLGFGPDARSVYEEGLYVPIMPLAKRGAMNESLLALVRANVREPVQVEGDLYSLAACNDTGSRRLLDMMREFALDSLDELAAHIIGHSREAMLVEIQKLEPGTYENAMRIDGYEAPIDLVLKMTVGDKGIDLDFDGTSPISRYGINVPLTYTQAYASFGVRCVVGGQVPNNAGSLEPVRASAPAGSILNAPPPCAVAIRHVIGQMLPDVVLGCLAQANGGKVPAEGTSCLWIPTLLGGRGAGEGDTGGDFVISMFHAGGTGARPGKDGLSATAFPSGVRNTPVEINETIAPIVIWKKEYRTDSGGAGRHRGGVGQVMEIEHAEGAPFTISAIFDRVEHAPRGRFGGQDGKTGRVRLASGKELKGKGRQDVPAGDRLILEMPGGGGLGDPRERSDESIAEDVAQGFVSAEAAREDYGVELE, translated from the coding sequence ATGAGCAAGAAGTCCGCGCTGGAAGCGCTGCACCTGCAGATCATGTGGAACCGCCTGATCTCTGTCGTCGAGGAGCAGGCGCAGACCCTGATCCGCACCGCCTTCAGCACTTCGGTGCGCGAGGCCGGAGACCTCTCCGCCGGGGTCTTCGACGTCCACGGCCGCATGCTGGCCCAGGCGGTTACCGGCACGCCGGGCCACGTCAACGCCATGGCCGCCTCGGTCGAATTCTTCCTGCGGAAGTATCCGCCGGAGACCATGGAGGAGGGCGACCACTACGTCACCAACGACCCCTGGCTCGGCACCGGCCACCTGCACGACTTCACCGTGGTCTCGCCGGCCTTCAAGGACGGCAAGCTGGTCGCGCTGTTCGCCTCGACCAGCCACGTGGTCGACGTCGGCGGGCTCGGCTTCGGCCCCGACGCGCGCTCGGTCTACGAGGAGGGGCTATACGTCCCGATCATGCCGCTCGCCAAGCGCGGCGCGATGAACGAGTCCCTCCTGGCGCTGGTGCGCGCCAACGTGCGCGAGCCGGTGCAGGTCGAGGGCGACCTCTATTCGCTCGCCGCCTGCAACGACACGGGCAGCCGGCGCCTGCTCGACATGATGCGCGAGTTCGCGCTCGACAGCCTCGACGAGCTGGCCGCCCACATCATCGGCCATTCCCGCGAGGCCATGCTGGTGGAGATCCAAAAGCTCGAGCCGGGGACCTACGAAAACGCAATGCGCATAGACGGCTACGAGGCGCCGATCGATCTGGTTCTCAAGATGACCGTCGGCGACAAGGGAATCGACCTCGACTTCGACGGCACGTCGCCGATCTCCCGCTACGGCATCAACGTGCCGCTGACCTATACCCAGGCCTACGCCTCCTTCGGGGTGCGCTGCGTGGTCGGCGGACAGGTGCCGAACAACGCGGGCTCGCTCGAGCCGGTGCGCGCCTCGGCGCCGGCGGGCTCGATCCTGAACGCGCCGCCGCCCTGCGCCGTGGCGATCCGCCACGTCATCGGCCAGATGCTGCCCGACGTGGTGCTCGGCTGTCTCGCCCAGGCCAACGGCGGCAAGGTGCCGGCCGAGGGCACCTCCTGCCTCTGGATCCCGACTCTCTTGGGCGGGCGCGGCGCGGGCGAGGGGGACACGGGCGGGGACTTCGTCATCTCCATGTTCCACGCCGGCGGCACCGGCGCCCGGCCCGGCAAGGACGGCCTCTCGGCCACCGCCTTTCCCTCGGGCGTGCGCAACACGCCGGTCGAGATCAACGAGACCATCGCGCCCATCGTGATCTGGAAAAAGGAGTACCGGACCGACTCCGGCGGCGCCGGCCGCCACCGGGGCGGCGTCGGCCAGGTCATGGAGATCGAGCACGCCGAGGGCGCGCCCTTCACGATCTCGGCAATCTTCGACCGGGTCGAGCACGCGCCGCGCGGCCGCTTCGGCGGCCAGGACGGCAAGACCGGCCGGGTGCGCCTCGCCTCGGGCAAGGAGCTCAAAGGCAAGGGTCGCCAGGACGTGCCCGCCGGCGACCGCCTGATCCTCGAGATGCCCGGCGGCGGCGGCCTCGGCGACCCGCGCGAGCGGTCGGATGAGAGCATCGCCGAGGACGTCGCCCAGGGCTTCGTCTCGGCCGAAGCGGCGCGGGAGGACTACGGCGTCGAGTTGGAGTAA
- a CDS encoding acyl-CoA synthetase, whose amino-acid sequence MLPRGSTYQELQDGFVWRVPDRYNIGVDICDKWAGSDRVALVHKRADGAVERYSFQDLARDSNRLANLLAARGLGRGDRIGVLLPQAPETALAHIAAYKLGAIAVPLFTLFGPEALAFRLADSGAKALITDHAGIEKITGIRDALPGLSILLSVDGPAADAEDFHGRLAEASDGFEAVDTAADDPALIIYTSGTTGPPKGALHAHRVLLGHLPGVELPQELFPQPGDLFWTPADWAWIGGLIDVLLPAWHHGVPVLSHRFAKFDPEAAFALMAEFGVRNAFMPPTALKMMRRVAHPCERWDYDVRSIGSGGETLGAELLDWGREAFGLTINEFYGQTECNLVVSNCAGIMPVKPGAMGRAVPGHEVAVVDEAGVPLPDGETGGVAIRRPDPVMFLKYWNNPEATAAKFRGDWLITGDTAARDAEGYFHFVGRDDDVITSGGYRIGPGEIEDCLLKHPAVAMAAAVGVPDAERTERVKAVLVLNEGFQPSDALTAQIQAYVKTRLAAHEYPREVEYRDSLPMTATGKIMRKDLR is encoded by the coding sequence ATGCTGCCTCGGGGATCGACCTACCAGGAACTGCAGGACGGCTTCGTCTGGCGGGTCCCGGATCGCTACAACATCGGCGTGGATATCTGCGACAAGTGGGCCGGCAGCGACCGAGTCGCGCTAGTGCACAAGCGCGCGGACGGCGCGGTCGAACGCTACAGCTTTCAAGACCTCGCGCGGGACTCGAACCGCCTGGCCAACCTGCTTGCGGCGCGCGGACTAGGACGCGGGGACCGGATCGGCGTGCTTCTGCCCCAGGCCCCGGAGACCGCGCTGGCCCACATCGCCGCCTATAAGCTGGGCGCCATAGCCGTCCCGCTCTTCACCCTCTTCGGTCCCGAGGCCCTCGCCTTCCGCCTGGCGGACAGCGGCGCCAAAGCCCTGATCACCGACCACGCCGGTATTGAGAAGATCACCGGGATTCGCGACGCGCTGCCGGGGCTGTCGATCCTGCTGTCGGTCGACGGCCCTGCTGCGGATGCCGAGGACTTCCACGGCCGGCTCGCCGAGGCTTCAGACGGCTTCGAGGCGGTCGACACGGCGGCTGACGACCCGGCGCTGATCATCTACACCTCGGGCACCACCGGCCCGCCTAAGGGTGCGCTCCACGCCCACCGGGTGCTGCTCGGCCACCTGCCCGGTGTCGAGCTGCCCCAGGAGCTCTTTCCGCAACCCGGCGACCTGTTCTGGACGCCGGCCGACTGGGCCTGGATCGGCGGCCTGATCGACGTGCTCCTGCCGGCCTGGCACCATGGCGTGCCGGTGCTGTCCCACCGCTTCGCCAAGTTCGACCCCGAGGCCGCCTTCGCGCTGATGGCCGAGTTCGGCGTGCGCAACGCCTTCATGCCACCGACCGCGCTCAAGATGATGCGGCGCGTCGCCCATCCCTGCGAGCGCTGGGACTACGATGTCCGGTCCATCGGCAGCGGCGGAGAGACCCTGGGCGCCGAGCTGCTCGACTGGGGCCGCGAGGCCTTCGGCCTGACGATCAACGAGTTCTACGGCCAGACCGAATGCAACCTCGTGGTCTCCAACTGCGCCGGGATCATGCCGGTCAAGCCCGGCGCCATGGGCCGCGCCGTCCCGGGCCACGAGGTCGCGGTGGTCGACGAGGCAGGCGTTCCCCTGCCCGACGGCGAGACCGGCGGCGTCGCGATCCGGCGGCCCGATCCGGTCATGTTCCTGAAGTACTGGAACAACCCCGAGGCCACGGCGGCCAAGTTCCGGGGCGACTGGCTGATCACCGGCGACACGGCGGCGCGCGACGCCGAGGGCTATTTTCACTTTGTCGGCCGGGACGACGACGTGATCACCTCGGGCGGCTACCGCATCGGCCCGGGCGAGATCGAGGACTGCCTGCTCAAGCACCCGGCCGTGGCCATGGCCGCCGCGGTCGGCGTACCGGATGCTGAGCGCACCGAGCGGGTCAAGGCCGTGCTGGTGCTCAACGAGGGCTTTCAGCCGAGCGACGCCCTGACCGCCCAGATCCAGGCCTACGTGAAGACCCGCCTGGCCGCCCACGAATACCCGCGCGAGGTCGAGTACCGCGACAGCCTGCCAATGACCGCAACCGGCAAGATCATGCGCAAGGACCTGCGCTAA
- a CDS encoding thiamine pyrophosphate-dependent enzyme, giving the protein MLSRRSDGYGLRRREVVARLLEDRGGLLVVSGLGSPTWDVAAVGDHPGNFPLWGAMGGAAMIGLGLALAQPGRRVLVITGDGEMLMGLGSLATIAVMRPSNLAVVVLDNERYGETGMQPSHTAGATDLAAAARAVGIAEAATLRSEAELEAAIPLIRVAEGPVFQAVKVRAEELAFVLPEKDGVTLKKRFRTAVLGRKTGDRP; this is encoded by the coding sequence GTGCTGTCCCGGCGCAGCGACGGCTACGGACTGCGGCGGCGCGAGGTGGTGGCGCGGCTGTTGGAGGATCGCGGCGGCCTGCTGGTCGTCTCCGGGCTGGGCTCGCCGACCTGGGACGTCGCCGCGGTCGGCGACCATCCGGGCAATTTCCCGCTATGGGGCGCGATGGGCGGCGCGGCCATGATCGGCCTCGGCCTAGCCCTCGCCCAGCCCGGGCGCCGGGTGCTGGTGATCACGGGCGACGGCGAGATGCTCATGGGTCTCGGCTCGCTCGCGACCATCGCCGTGATGCGGCCGTCAAACCTGGCCGTGGTGGTCCTCGACAACGAGCGCTACGGCGAGACCGGCATGCAGCCGAGCCACACGGCGGGTGCAACCGATCTCGCGGCGGCGGCCCGCGCCGTTGGCATCGCCGAGGCCGCCACGCTGCGCAGCGAGGCGGAGTTGGAGGCGGCGATCCCCCTGATTCGGGTGGCCGAAGGGCCGGTGTTCCAGGCGGTCAAGGTCCGGGCCGAGGAGCTTGCCTTCGTCTTGCCGGAAAAGGACGGCGTGACGCTGAAGAAACGATTCCGCACGGCGGTCCTGGGTCGGAAAACCGGCGACCGGCCATGA